From the genome of Geoalkalibacter ferrihydriticus DSM 17813, one region includes:
- a CDS encoding nucleotidyltransferase family protein produces MGRIKKENLDVQQVAERLRQEIPRLRREYSVRSLGLFGSYVRGEQRRGSDLDVLVEFSEVPGMLRFLDLERDISRLVGIPVDLVQKEALKPAIGRRIEKEVLPI; encoded by the coding sequence ATGGGAAGGATAAAAAAAGAAAATCTCGATGTGCAACAGGTGGCTGAACGTCTCCGTCAGGAAATCCCGCGTCTGCGCCGTGAATACTCAGTTCGATCTCTTGGCCTATTTGGGTCATACGTTCGTGGTGAGCAACGTCGCGGCAGCGATCTCGATGTTCTGGTTGAGTTTTCTGAAGTGCCCGGAATGCTGCGCTTTCTTGATCTTGAACGAGATATCTCACGGTTAGTTGGCATACCTGTCGACCTGGTGCAGAAGGAAGCCCTCAAACCTGCTATCGGCCGGCGAATCGAAAAAGAAGTTCTGCCGATATGA
- a CDS encoding DUF86 domain-containing protein, whose protein sequence is MKEPRLVQDYLGDILDAMDKAEDFTDSMNLQAFKKDDKTVFAVIRSLEIIGEAAKKIPVHLRRRFPDIPWKSLAGMRDKLIHDYVGVSLEVVWRTVKEDIPTVRPRLNDMLEAVRDEEVNRP, encoded by the coding sequence ATGAAAGAGCCGCGCTTGGTTCAAGATTATCTGGGCGATATTCTCGATGCGATGGATAAAGCTGAGGATTTCACTGACTCAATGAACCTTCAGGCATTCAAGAAAGATGATAAAACCGTTTTTGCTGTCATTCGGAGCCTGGAAATCATTGGCGAAGCGGCTAAAAAGATACCGGTTCATTTGAGACGGAGATTCCCTGATATCCCGTGGAAAAGCTTAGCGGGAATGCGCGACAAGTTGATTCATGATTATGTCGGTGTGAGTCTTGAGGTTGTCTGGCGCACCGTAAAGGAGGATATCCCAACAGTGCGGCCACGTTTGAACGATATGCTGGAGGCAGTTCGGGACGAAGAGGTTAATCGTCCTTGA
- a CDS encoding type II toxin-antitoxin system mRNA interferase toxin, RelE/StbE family has translation MAHRIVWSQQALSDVEEIAEYIEKDSPFYARSVVARIVAATRLLVQYPLSGRVVPEMRDAAIREVFAVNYRIIYRVEETVVTIAAVVHGKRLLDTGGA, from the coding sequence GTGGCTCACCGAATAGTCTGGTCTCAGCAGGCGTTGTCCGATGTCGAGGAGATTGCTGAATATATCGAGAAAGACTCACCGTTTTATGCACGATCCGTTGTGGCCAGGATCGTCGCTGCGACTAGGCTTTTGGTGCAGTACCCACTATCTGGGCGGGTAGTTCCCGAGATGAGAGACGCTGCTATTCGCGAAGTGTTTGCCGTCAATTACCGGATTATTTATCGAGTTGAGGAGACCGTGGTGACGATTGCTGCCGTTGTTCATGGCAAAAGGTTGCTGGACACTGGCGGGGCCTGA
- the metK gene encoding methionine adenosyltransferase — MSRLTTFTSESVSEGHPDKMADQISDAVLDAILRQDKNARVACETMLKTGAVILAGEVTTGVWVDLEELVRKVVTDIGYDHSDLGFDGNTCSVNNMLGKQSPDIAQGVDEYEGHEQGAGDQGLMFGFACDETDVLMPAAITYAHRLVQRQSQLRKKRILPWLRPDAKSQVTLRYVDGKPVGVDAVVLSTQHDPDISAKDLKEAVIDEIIKPVLPAEWLDNSTRIHVNPTGRFVIGGPVGDCGLTGRKVIVDTYGGFARHGGGAFSGKDPSKVDRSATYAARYIAKNIVAAGLASKCELQVSYAIGVAEPTSVAVDTFGTAVIDEEKIEALIRRHFDLRPKGLIAMLDLLRPIYQATAAYGHFGRNEFPWEQTNKAEELRQDAGL, encoded by the coding sequence ATGTCAAGACTGACGACTTTTACTTCAGAATCGGTGTCTGAGGGGCACCCCGACAAGATGGCTGATCAAATTTCTGATGCCGTCCTCGATGCTATTCTGCGGCAGGATAAAAACGCGCGTGTCGCCTGCGAAACCATGCTGAAAACCGGTGCGGTGATTCTTGCCGGGGAAGTGACCACTGGCGTATGGGTAGATTTGGAAGAACTGGTGCGCAAGGTGGTGACCGATATTGGCTACGACCACTCAGATCTGGGTTTTGACGGCAATACCTGCTCCGTGAACAATATGCTCGGGAAACAGTCCCCGGATATTGCACAGGGTGTCGATGAATACGAGGGCCATGAGCAGGGCGCCGGCGACCAGGGATTGATGTTTGGTTTTGCCTGCGATGAAACCGATGTGCTTATGCCCGCTGCCATTACCTACGCCCACCGCCTGGTGCAGCGTCAGAGCCAGCTCCGCAAAAAAAGGATTCTCCCCTGGCTACGCCCCGACGCTAAGAGTCAGGTCACCTTACGCTACGTCGACGGTAAGCCGGTCGGTGTTGACGCTGTGGTGCTGTCCACGCAGCATGATCCAGACATCTCGGCCAAGGATCTTAAAGAAGCGGTCATTGATGAGATCATCAAGCCCGTTCTCCCCGCAGAGTGGCTGGATAATTCAACGCGTATTCATGTCAACCCCACCGGCCGCTTCGTCATCGGTGGTCCCGTCGGGGATTGCGGCCTGACCGGCCGAAAGGTTATCGTAGATACCTATGGTGGGTTTGCACGCCACGGAGGAGGTGCCTTTTCCGGAAAGGACCCTTCCAAGGTGGATCGCTCCGCTACCTATGCCGCCCGTTACATTGCCAAAAATATTGTGGCCGCAGGATTGGCCAGCAAATGCGAACTCCAGGTTTCCTATGCGATCGGTGTCGCGGAACCGACCAGTGTTGCCGTTGACACCTTTGGCACCGCCGTTATCGACGAGGAAAAGATTGAGGCGTTGATTCGTCGCCATTTTGATTTGCGGCCCAAAGGGCTGATTGCCATGCTGGATCTGCTGCGCCCCATCTATCAGGCAACTGCAGCGTATGGGCATTTTGGCCGCAACGAGTTTCCGTGGGAACAAACCAATAAGGCCGAGGAATTACGCCAGGATGCGGGGCTCTAA
- a CDS encoding lipopolysaccharide biosynthesis protein — translation MLAKAFRSIGSPRQWVQDDLLRRLFKNAAVLFSGNMIASLLGLASLALTARALGVEQFGFLVLITTYVLIVDRLVNFQSWQAIIKYGADALEKERREDFKSLIKFGFLLDGATAVLGAVVAACAAWFVGQWRGWDDQLVLMAALYSFTILFHINGTPTAILRLFNKFKLVAYQNVIASVIKLVGVTIAFFSGAGLWAFLLVWAVVDVVGKLVLVFFAGQELTAKGYRGLWGSSTKAISQKFKGIWAFVWTTNINSSIRMTSRELDVMIIAGFLGPAAVGLYKIAKQFASVIQKTIDPLYQAIYPELAKLFTRGEIKNFIFFGLRSSLIAGMFAALVWLGFYFFSEYIFLFTVGAEYLDAVGVLLWYMMAIVVATIAFPLQPAMLAMGLPHTTFWVHIGSTIVYFSVLYVALPSLGLIGAGVAYLVYYLSWSCAMLAIEAYLLARRV, via the coding sequence TTGTTGGCGAAAGCTTTTAGATCCATCGGTTCGCCGCGCCAGTGGGTGCAGGATGACCTGCTGCGGCGCCTGTTCAAAAATGCAGCCGTCTTGTTCAGTGGCAATATGATTGCCTCCCTGCTGGGGCTGGCATCCCTGGCGTTGACTGCCCGCGCGTTGGGTGTCGAGCAGTTTGGTTTTTTGGTGCTGATCACCACCTATGTGCTGATCGTCGACAGGCTGGTTAATTTTCAGAGTTGGCAGGCCATTATCAAGTACGGCGCGGATGCTTTGGAGAAAGAGCGCCGTGAGGACTTCAAATCCCTCATAAAATTCGGGTTTCTGCTGGATGGCGCAACGGCGGTTCTGGGGGCGGTTGTAGCCGCCTGCGCTGCCTGGTTCGTGGGGCAGTGGCGTGGGTGGGATGACCAGCTTGTGCTGATGGCGGCTCTGTACAGTTTCACCATCCTTTTTCACATCAACGGCACCCCGACGGCTATTCTCAGGTTGTTCAACAAATTCAAACTGGTGGCTTACCAGAATGTCATCGCCTCGGTCATTAAGTTGGTCGGCGTGACAATCGCGTTTTTCAGTGGGGCGGGGTTGTGGGCATTTCTGCTGGTGTGGGCGGTGGTCGATGTTGTCGGCAAGCTTGTTCTGGTTTTCTTCGCTGGACAGGAATTGACGGCAAAAGGGTATCGGGGGCTCTGGGGGAGCAGTACCAAGGCCATATCTCAAAAATTTAAAGGGATATGGGCGTTTGTTTGGACGACCAATATTAACAGCTCGATACGCATGACGTCGCGTGAGCTTGATGTCATGATCATTGCAGGTTTTCTTGGGCCGGCGGCAGTCGGGCTTTATAAAATTGCCAAACAGTTCGCTTCGGTTATTCAGAAAACTATAGACCCGCTTTATCAAGCGATTTATCCAGAACTTGCAAAGCTTTTTACGAGGGGCGAGATAAAAAACTTCATTTTTTTCGGCCTTCGCTCATCACTGATTGCCGGGATGTTTGCGGCCTTGGTCTGGCTTGGATTTTATTTCTTTTCAGAATACATTTTCCTTTTCACGGTAGGCGCTGAATACCTGGATGCCGTAGGCGTTTTGCTCTGGTACATGATGGCAATCGTTGTTGCAACAATCGCCTTTCCGCTGCAACCCGCCATGCTTGCCATGGGTCTACCGCATACAACCTTTTGGGTCCATATCGGCAGCACCATTGTTTATTTTTCTGTGCTTTATGTCGCCTTGCCTTCACTTGGCCTCATCGGTGCCGGGGTGGCTTATTTAGTTTATTATCTGAGTTGGTCTTGTGCCATGTTGGCCATTGAAGCTTATTTGCTGGCAAGGAGGGTTTGA
- a CDS encoding class I SAM-dependent methyltransferase codes for MKLRNKFEIQDSQYEFPYHYIPHFDKNGTPSLMRKLNWGFDYLCYQRHIREKVSEINPRSVLEVGCGDGYFIGNLPTSIPVRVGCDLSERAIAFARAFHPNCQFSASDVGELGEKFDIVAAIEVLEHIPDDLIASFFCKLSERLEENGRIVLSVPTTVIPLNKKHYRHYTLDLLEKQLGQSGAMLEIIEHEYIYNKPIWFDFFKRTFDNRLFSFELKPFMRLAWNCVWKKNRYANGQNGYHLVAIIGKAKK; via the coding sequence ATGAAATTACGTAATAAATTTGAGATTCAGGATTCTCAATATGAGTTTCCTTATCACTATATCCCCCATTTTGACAAAAATGGCACTCCAAGTTTGATGCGTAAACTCAATTGGGGGTTCGACTACTTGTGTTACCAAAGGCATATCAGGGAGAAGGTTTCGGAAATAAATCCCCGGTCCGTTCTTGAGGTGGGTTGTGGAGACGGTTATTTTATTGGGAATCTGCCGACGAGCATTCCTGTGCGTGTTGGTTGCGACCTATCTGAAAGGGCGATTGCCTTTGCGAGGGCTTTTCATCCAAATTGCCAATTTTCTGCTTCGGATGTTGGGGAGTTGGGCGAAAAATTTGATATTGTCGCCGCAATAGAGGTTTTAGAACATATTCCTGATGATTTAATCGCCAGTTTTTTTTGCAAATTATCGGAGCGCCTCGAAGAGAATGGCAGGATTGTTTTGTCTGTCCCAACGACGGTCATTCCGTTAAATAAAAAGCATTATCGCCACTACACATTGGACCTTTTGGAAAAACAGTTAGGGCAAAGCGGGGCGATGCTGGAAATAATTGAGCACGAGTATATTTATAATAAGCCCATCTGGTTTGATTTTTTTAAAAGAACTTTTGACAACAGGTTATTCAGTTTTGAACTTAAACCTTTTATGCGGCTTGCCTGGAATTGTGTTTGGAAGAAAAACAGATATGCCAACGGTCAAAATGGCTATCACTTGGTTGCAATCATCGGCAAGGCGAAAAAGTGA
- a CDS encoding glycosyltransferase family 4 protein, translated as MKIVYISSSAIPSRAANSIHVMKMCQAFAKNGHEVVLLAPDRKAEYEPSVGDCYEYYGVEKCFEIVKIPWLPLKGRGYIYGFLAARKAKELSPDLVYCRNAPGCYFAARFGQPVFFESHAPLEDAGKISDWMFRKIIKDPNLQKLVVITNALKDYYEKNYPATRNKIQVAPDGADPIPPDIEPVVFPNAGKRLQVGYVGHLYRGRGIEHIASLALACREWADFHVVGGGQDDLARCISEFSYIDNLYFHGFLPYVDAQNFRVGCDVLIAPYQEDISIAGLGKGNTLQWMSPLKIFEYMAAGKPIICTNFPVLREVLVDKKNALLCHFCSQVEWIEALASIRDDSFLGKSLGENAYSDFIKKYTWGSRAQRLMSQPDKSLS; from the coding sequence GTGAAAATCGTTTATATCTCCAGCTCAGCCATCCCCTCTCGCGCTGCCAACAGCATCCACGTCATGAAAATGTGTCAGGCCTTTGCGAAGAACGGCCACGAGGTTGTGTTGCTGGCGCCTGACCGGAAGGCAGAATATGAGCCTAGTGTGGGGGATTGTTATGAATATTATGGTGTGGAAAAATGCTTTGAAATTGTAAAAATCCCATGGCTTCCCTTGAAAGGGCGAGGGTATATTTATGGGTTTTTAGCGGCACGAAAGGCAAAAGAATTAAGCCCGGATCTTGTGTATTGCAGGAATGCGCCTGGTTGCTATTTTGCGGCAAGGTTTGGTCAACCAGTGTTTTTTGAATCCCACGCGCCACTTGAAGACGCTGGTAAAATTTCTGACTGGATGTTTCGAAAGATTATTAAAGATCCCAATCTTCAAAAATTGGTAGTTATTACCAATGCGCTCAAAGATTATTATGAAAAAAACTATCCCGCAACCAGAAATAAAATCCAAGTGGCCCCTGATGGTGCTGACCCAATCCCTCCCGATATCGAGCCTGTTGTTTTTCCAAATGCAGGGAAGCGGTTGCAGGTGGGATACGTGGGGCATCTATATAGGGGGCGTGGTATTGAACATATAGCAAGCCTCGCTTTGGCCTGCAGAGAATGGGCCGATTTTCATGTCGTGGGAGGGGGGCAGGATGACCTTGCCCGCTGTATTTCAGAATTTAGTTACATCGACAATCTATATTTTCATGGTTTTTTGCCATACGTGGATGCTCAAAATTTCCGAGTCGGCTGTGATGTTCTAATTGCCCCTTACCAAGAAGACATAAGTATAGCGGGGCTAGGAAAGGGAAATACATTGCAGTGGATGTCCCCATTAAAAATATTTGAATACATGGCTGCGGGAAAACCGATTATATGTACAAATTTTCCAGTGTTACGAGAAGTACTCGTTGACAAAAAAAATGCCTTGCTATGCCATTTTTGCAGCCAAGTGGAATGGATAGAGGCACTGGCAAGCATAAGAGACGATAGTTTTTTGGGCAAATCGCTCGGGGAAAACGCCTATTCTGACTTTATTAAAAAATATACGTGGGGCTCGCGGGCACAGCGATTGATGAGTCAGCCAGATAAGAGTTTGAGTTGA